GCCGCCTCCGCGTCTTCTGGACCGGCGTCGCGGTCTTCACCTTCTTCTCGCTGCTCGGCGGCTTCGCCACCACCGCCTGGGAGCTGGTCGCCGCGCGCGTCCTCCAGGGCGCCGGCGCGGCGCTGGCCGCCCCCTCGGTGCTCGCCCTGCTCACCACCTCGGCCAAGGACGCGACCGCCCGCAACCGCGCGCTCGCCCTCTTCGCCGCGGTGTCCTCCGGTGGCGCCACGCTCGGCTTGCTGCTCGGGGGCGTGGTCACCGACCTCGGCTCGTGGCGCTGGACGCTGTTCATCAACGTGCCGTTCGGGCTCGCGGTCCTGCTGACGGTGCGCCGTCACGTCGTGGAGACCGAGCGTCGTCCGGGACGCTTCGACGTGATCGGGGCGGTCGCCTCGACCGGCGCCGCGGTCAGCGTCGTGTGGGCGCTCATCGGCGCCCCCGAGCACGGCTGGGACTCGCTGCGCACCGTCGGCGGCCTCGCCCTCGGCGTGGTGCTGCTCGCCGTCCTGGTCGTCACCGAGGCCAAGGTCGCCCACCCCCTGCTGCAGCTCTCCCTCTTCCGCAGCCGCCACCGCGTCGCCGGCCTGCTCACGATGGCCACCCTGGTCGCCGCGCAGTTCCCCCTGTTCTTCCTCGGCGTGCAGTACCTCGAGGTGCAGCTCGGCTACGGGCCGGTCGCGACCGGACTGGCATTCCTGCCGGTCTCGCTGGGCATCTTCACGATGTCGCGCATCACCCCGCGGCTGGTGGCTCGCTTCGGCACCGCCCCGCTCATGGTGCTCGGCACGACCGGTGTCGGACTGAGCTCGCTGTGGCTGACCCAGCTGCCGGCGGGCGGCTCCTACGCCGCCACGGTGTTCCTCCCGTTCCTGCTCAACGGCCTCTCCGCCGGCCTCACCTTCATGCCGACGACCTTGACCGTGCTGGCCGACGTCGAGCCGGTGCACGCGGGCTCGGCCTCGGGACTCCTGCAGACCATGCAGCAGCTCGGCGGCGCGGTCGGCGTCGCCGTGGTCGCCAGCGTGTACGCCGCGCACCACGCCCCGGGTGCCGCGTTCGTCTCCGGGACGTCGGCTGCCTTCACCGTCTCGGCGCTCACCGCGACCCTCGCCGTCGCCGCGGCGCTGACGCTCCTGCTCCGCCGTACGCCGGCAGTGCCTGAGCGGAGCCCCCACCTGAGATAGGTGGGCGCCACACCCGGCTGCCCCGGTGGAGAGCTGGTCCGTCGGGGGCGGGAACCGCTCCCCCACGCAGGGCGTCACAGGAGCATGACCCGGCTCCTGCTCACCGCGCTCCTGCTCCTCCTCGCCGGCTGCGGCGCCCCCGCGGCCTCGACCCCCGCCACGGACGGCCCTGTCGTCACGGTGCTGGAGGTCTCACGCAGCGGCGGGCTGTGTGCGCAGGGCGCGTGCGCCCACCCGCACCTCGTGGTGCGGTCCGACGGGTCCTGGACGGTCACCGTGCCCTCGGGCCAGGACGGCGCCGAGCCCACGACCACGGAGGGCACGCTCACCGCCGCGCAGCGCGACGCGCTCGACGAGGGACGACGCGAGACGACCCTCGCCGACCACGAGCGACCCGAGCGGTCCTGCGCCTCGTGGGTCGACGGCTTCGACGTCGAGGTGCGGTGGCGTGCGGAGTCGGGCGAGCCGCACGAGGTCAGCAGCTGCGACCACGTCCTGTCTGCCCGGGACCCCCTGCTCGGACTGGCCAAGCAGCTGACCACGACGGCCGGCTGACGAGGGTCAGACCCAGGCGGACAGGTCGACCGGCTCCTCACCGGAGGTGGGTTCCGCCAGCTCGGCGCGGCGGGCCTCGAGGTGCTCGGCCCCCCGGCCCTGGATCTCGGCCGTGAGCTGGTCGAGGTGGAGCCGCGTGAGCTCGGGCTCGCCGTAGGAGAGGACGGTCCAGCGCTCGTCGTCCCCGGTGTGGTGGACCACCGACTCGTCGTCACTGACGTGCACCAGGTCGCGCACGTCCTCGAGCGGCCACTCCTGCTGGCCGTCGCCGATGAGCACCAGCCGCTCGCCGGTGACCAGCAGGGCACCCTCCGACGTGG
This genomic window from Nocardioides marmoribigeumensis contains:
- a CDS encoding MFS transporter produces the protein MSSTLVPRARTAAAPGAPERVDRRDPALGTAIVLVAQLMLILDAAVMNVALPQIGHDLDFSPAGLSWVLNGYGLAFGGLLLLGGRLGDVLGRLRVFWTGVAVFTFFSLLGGFATTAWELVAARVLQGAGAALAAPSVLALLTTSAKDATARNRALALFAAVSSGGATLGLLLGGVVTDLGSWRWTLFINVPFGLAVLLTVRRHVVETERRPGRFDVIGAVASTGAAVSVVWALIGAPEHGWDSLRTVGGLALGVVLLAVLVVTEAKVAHPLLQLSLFRSRHRVAGLLTMATLVAAQFPLFFLGVQYLEVQLGYGPVATGLAFLPVSLGIFTMSRITPRLVARFGTAPLMVLGTTGVGLSSLWLTQLPAGGSYAATVFLPFLLNGLSAGLTFMPTTLTVLADVEPVHAGSASGLLQTMQQLGGAVGVAVVASVYAAHHAPGAAFVSGTSAAFTVSALTATLAVAAALTLLLRRTPAVPERSPHLR